The Granulicella sp. 5B5 nucleotide sequence CAACCCGCCGCGCACGCGGCCATTGCGCCCTGTCGGCAGCACATGGTTCGGCCCGCTGATGTAGTCACCCATCGACTGCGGCGCATAGTTGCCGATGAACACGCTGCCCGCATTCTTCACCCAGCGAACATCCGCACCAGCATCTACCGTCAGGTGCTCCGGAGCCAGCCGGTTCGTCAGTTCGCGAGCCTCATCCACGCTCGCCGTCACAAACGCAAACCCCTGCGCCGCCAGCGACCGTTTCGCAATCTCATTCTCCTGCGACTGCCGTTTCACCTCCAGCACCACCTCTTCGGCGAGCTGCTCCTGGCTCGTGATCAGCACCGCCAGCGCCTCCGGATCATGCTCCGCCTGCGCCACAAGGTCAGCCGCGATCCCCGTCGCATCGCCCACCTCGCTGGTCACTACAATCTCCGTCGGCCCCGCCGGCATATCAATGCCCACCACCTGCGACACCGCCACCTTCGCCGCCGTCACATACAAATTCCCCGGCCCAACAATTTTATCGACGGCTCCAATACTCTCCGTCCCATACGCCATCGCCGCAATCGCCTGCGCTCCGCCCACGCGATAGAACTCCACCACGCTGCTGGCCTCGCGCGACACCAGCCACGCCGCCGCCATCGTCTCTCTCGCCGGCTTCGGCGAGCACACCACAATGCGCTCCACGCCTGCCACCTGCGCCGGTGTCACCGTCATCAGCAGCGTGCTCGGCAGCGGATACCGCCCACCCGGCACATAGCACCCCACGCTGCCCAGCGGACGCACAATCTGTCCAACCTCCATCCCTTCGCTCGGACGAAAGCTCCACGCCCGCGGCAGCTGCTTCTCCGCAAACGCGCGGATGTTCGCTTGCGCCAGCCGCATCGCGGCCTTCAGCTCTTCGCTCGTCGCTTCCCACGCGGCCTGCAGCTCTTCACGACTCACGCGCAGCGGCTGTTCCTCCGTCAGCCCATCGAACTTCGCCGACAGCTCACGCACAGCCGCATCGCCGCGCGTCTGCACATCGGCAAGAATCTCCCGCACCACGCCATCGACCTTCGCCGTGTTCGTCGCGCCGCGCTGCTCCAATTCGGCAATCGCCGCCGCCGCTGCATCCGCGCTCGCGCCAAACGTCTTCAGAATCCGCATCCGCTCTCCTCTTACAGACCTTTCTTGCGCATCTGCCGCCGCTGCTCGCGCGACCCCGTCAGCTGAATCCGCTTCATCGAATCCGCATTCGCCGGATAGATCTTCTTCGGGTCCATCGGGTCGATCACCACCGGCAGCATCATCCCGGCCTCAATCTTCTGGCCCTCCGGCACGCGGCTCGTCAGCGAAACCTCACGCCGCGCCTCGCCCGGCGCCTGCACCCACAGCCTGATCTTCATCGCCGCCGAAAAGCGCCCAAACACCTTCACCGGCTCCATCGAGATCATCGTTGCATACACCGCAACGCCCTTCTTCTGCGCCCGCATCTCGCGCAGCTTCTGCACGCCAAACCACGTCAGCGGTCCAACAATCACCAGCACCAGCGGCAGCCAGAACCAAATCCTCATCCCATACTCCTTACCTGCAAACAGCTCTTGTTACAGAACAACCTTGCTCAGCGGATACTCCACAATGCCCGTGCCACCCGCGGCCTTCAGCTTCGGGACCACGTCGCGCACCGTATGGTTCTCCACAATCGTGTTCAGCGCCACCCACTCCTCGTCCTTCAGGTGCGAGATCGTCGGCGAGTTCAGCGCCGGCAGCACCGCCAGCACCTTGTCCAGGTCGACCTTCTTCGCATTCAGCATCAGCCCCACCTGGTTCTGGGCGTCCATCGCGCCATTCAGCATCAGGCTTAGCGTCTCAATCTTCGCGCGCTTCCACGGGTCAGCCCACGCGCTCTTGTTCGCGATGAACTGCGTCTCGCTCTCCATCAGCGTCTCGATAATCCGCAGCCGGTTCGCCCGCAGCGAGCTCCCCGTCTCCGTCACCTCGACAATCGCATCGGCCAGTGTCGGCGGCTTCACCTCCGTCGCGCCCCAGCTGAACTCCACCTTCACAGGAATGTTCTTCTCCGCAAAGTAGCGCTTCGAAAACTCAACAAGCTCCGTCGCAATCGTCTTGCCCGCCAGGTCCTCCGGCTTGTGGTACGGCGAATCCTCAGGCACCGCCAGCACCCACTTCACCTTCGTCCGGCTCGCCTTCGAGTACGTCAGCGCCGTCACGCGCTGCACATCGCTCTGGTTCTCCAGCACCCAGTCGTTGCCCGTCAGCCCGGCATCCAGCGCACCATGCTCCACGTACCGCGCCATCTCCTGCGCGCGCACCAGCATGCACTCAATCTCCGTGTCGTCGATCGTCGGAAAATAACTCCGCCCACTCGCATAGATCCGCCACCCCGCGCGCTCAAACAGCGCAATCGTCGCATCCTGCAAACTGCCCTTCGGAATCCCCAGCTTCAGCTTGTTCGCCATCGTCTCGTTCTCACCTTTGTAGTTGTTCTTGCTTTTCTTTCTGTCATTCCGAAGCGCAGCGGAGGAACCTGCTTCTCGGCGTCGCCACAAATCTTTCTCGTGTAACTCGTATCTCGCGTCTAGCTTCTCGTATCTATCGGCTTCGTAAAGCAGCTCACCGTGCC carries:
- the hisD gene encoding histidinol dehydrogenase, with translation MRILKTFGASADAAAAAIAELEQRGATNTAKVDGVVREILADVQTRGDAAVRELSAKFDGLTEEQPLRVSREELQAAWEATSEELKAAMRLAQANIRAFAEKQLPRAWSFRPSEGMEVGQIVRPLGSVGCYVPGGRYPLPSTLLMTVTPAQVAGVERIVVCSPKPARETMAAAWLVSREASSVVEFYRVGGAQAIAAMAYGTESIGAVDKIVGPGNLYVTAAKVAVSQVVGIDMPAGPTEIVVTSEVGDATGIAADLVAQAEHDPEALAVLITSQEQLAEEVVLEVKRQSQENEIAKRSLAAQGFAFVTASVDEARELTNRLAPEHLTVDAGADVRWVKNAGSVFIGNYAPQSMGDYISGPNHVLPTGRNGRVRGGLSVLDFVKVITVQQYTLDALRVVGPHTIALAEAEGLVGHAESVRVRMR
- the hisG gene encoding ATP phosphoribosyltransferase; its protein translation is MANKLKLGIPKGSLQDATIALFERAGWRIYASGRSYFPTIDDTEIECMLVRAQEMARYVEHGALDAGLTGNDWVLENQSDVQRVTALTYSKASRTKVKWVLAVPEDSPYHKPEDLAGKTIATELVEFSKRYFAEKNIPVKVEFSWGATEVKPPTLADAIVEVTETGSSLRANRLRIIETLMESETQFIANKSAWADPWKRAKIETLSLMLNGAMDAQNQVGLMLNAKKVDLDKVLAVLPALNSPTISHLKDEEWVALNTIVENHTVRDVVPKLKAAGGTGIVEYPLSKVVL